In a genomic window of Calditrichota bacterium:
- a CDS encoding SpoIID/LytB domain-containing protein: MVLKYISIFIIAIIVIFACAPPPQYEEKYFPQEKREPETMPLIRIGLAEGLESLQFEIDGKVEILDRSRKIASRLAWNQPYRIDVANAREAKMIYRLRVREFSDRRKAYRLADSLRSLNLPVAIVSRKARLFRKGRLKVASLYSVVIDKKFPDADKAYRYQWTIRDKVTAVAVQFINAPASGEIFLTNLKTGEKFHASRVMILRGDIFSLELPTAEGFHFEEKQKRRYHSRLEFVVDRFGKLTVINVIPLETYLKGVVGSEMQEKFPLEALKAQAVAARCYTLARLGKQHPLAPFDVCDEVHCHVYGGIDRESPRVTQAVNETAGQILVYKNQICETFYAGVCGGHTENNEYVWNGEPHPYLQGHLDAENIRLPRAYLQNEKNVRRWIESQPRVFCNTQTNEVPDFLEYTKKYFRWQVRYSQRELSRIIEKKSGQKIGLVTQIVPILRGVSGRLYEIEIRGTRGKITVDNELQIRRTLSENYLYSSCFVVDREGSDFIIKGAGWGHGVGMCQTGAAMMALKGKNYKEVLNHYYPYTKLVKFY; this comes from the coding sequence ATGGTTTTGAAATACATTTCGATTTTCATCATTGCAATCATCGTTATTTTCGCCTGTGCGCCGCCGCCGCAGTATGAGGAGAAATATTTTCCCCAGGAGAAACGTGAGCCGGAAACCATGCCCCTGATTCGTATTGGTCTGGCGGAAGGCCTGGAGTCGCTGCAATTTGAGATTGACGGGAAAGTGGAAATTTTGGATCGGTCGCGCAAAATCGCTTCCCGCCTGGCTTGGAATCAGCCTTACCGAATTGATGTTGCAAATGCTCGGGAAGCAAAAATGATTTACCGGCTTCGCGTGCGGGAGTTCTCTGACCGCAGGAAAGCGTATCGGCTGGCGGATTCGCTGCGCTCGCTCAATTTGCCGGTGGCAATTGTTTCGCGAAAAGCGAGATTGTTCCGCAAAGGCAGATTAAAAGTCGCCTCGCTCTATTCCGTCGTCATTGACAAAAAATTTCCTGACGCGGACAAGGCATATCGCTATCAATGGACAATTCGCGACAAAGTGACAGCAGTCGCAGTTCAATTTATCAATGCGCCTGCCAGCGGAGAAATTTTTCTCACCAATCTGAAGACTGGTGAGAAATTTCACGCCTCCCGCGTGATGATCCTTCGCGGCGATATTTTTTCGCTGGAACTGCCGACAGCGGAAGGCTTTCATTTCGAGGAAAAGCAAAAGCGGCGCTATCATTCTCGGCTGGAATTTGTCGTCGATCGCTTCGGCAAGCTCACGGTCATCAACGTGATTCCGCTGGAGACCTATCTCAAGGGCGTTGTCGGCTCGGAGATGCAGGAAAAATTTCCGCTGGAAGCACTGAAGGCGCAGGCGGTCGCCGCTCGCTGCTACACGTTGGCGCGTCTCGGCAAACAGCATCCGCTGGCGCCGTTCGATGTGTGCGACGAAGTTCACTGCCATGTGTACGGCGGAATAGATCGGGAATCTCCGCGCGTGACGCAGGCCGTGAACGAAACAGCGGGACAAATTCTCGTGTATAAAAATCAAATTTGCGAGACGTTTTACGCCGGCGTGTGCGGCGGTCATACGGAAAATAACGAATATGTCTGGAACGGGGAGCCTCACCCCTATTTGCAAGGACATTTAGACGCGGAAAATATTCGTCTGCCGCGCGCGTATTTGCAGAACGAAAAAAATGTCCGCCGCTGGATCGAGAGCCAACCGCGCGTATTTTGTAATACGCAAACGAACGAAGTACCGGATTTTCTGGAATACACAAAAAAATATTTCCGCTGGCAAGTTCGCTATTCCCAGCGCGAGTTGAGTCGAATTATTGAAAAAAAATCAGGACAAAAAATCGGTCTGGTGACTCAGATCGTTCCCATACTGCGCGGCGTTTCCGGCAGACTTTACGAAATTGAGATTCGCGGCACCAGAGGCAAAATCACCGTGGACAATGAACTGCAAATTCGGCGCACGTTATCGGAAAATTATCTTTACAGTTCCTGTTTTGTCGTGGATCGCGAAGGCAGCGATTTCATCATCAAAGGTGCCGGCTGGGGGCACGGCGTCGGCATGTGTCAGACCGGCGCGGCAATGATGGCGCTGAAAGGAAAAAATTACAAAGAAGTTTTAAATCATTACTATCCTTACACCAAATTAGTCAAATTCTATTGA
- a CDS encoding peptidase, with translation MRVLLFFIDGIGIGSNDKTSNPCTDSRIRFFNHFLDDAFPKKIPENGLMKAIDARLGVAGLPQSATGQTALYTGVNASEILGRHLSGFPNGKLREILAKESILAKFSRNGKSAAFINAYRPLFFEMGPQALIRFLSVTSVMNWKAGLSFFTLDDLRQKRSIYHDFTNRELIRKGFSVPEFSPQGAGEILARQSQKFDFCLYEYFKTDHAGHAGNFAHAVELLLLLEKFLMVLLNFLDLSETLLILTSDHGNIEDLSKKTHTTNPVPLMCWGKNSEKFFEKINSILDVTPALLELFEL, from the coding sequence GTGCGAGTTTTACTTTTTTTCATCGACGGCATCGGAATCGGCAGCAACGACAAAACGTCGAATCCCTGCACTGATAGCCGTATTCGATTTTTTAACCATTTTCTGGATGATGCTTTTCCTAAGAAAATTCCCGAAAACGGTCTGATGAAAGCGATAGATGCCCGCCTCGGTGTAGCGGGGCTACCGCAAAGCGCTACGGGACAGACAGCGCTGTACACGGGAGTCAACGCTTCGGAAATTTTGGGGCGGCATTTGAGCGGTTTTCCGAATGGAAAATTGAGGGAAATTCTGGCAAAGGAATCAATACTTGCCAAATTTTCGCGAAACGGAAAATCCGCTGCCTTTATCAATGCCTACCGTCCGCTATTCTTTGAAATGGGGCCGCAGGCGCTGATCCGTTTTCTGTCCGTCACCAGCGTCATGAACTGGAAAGCGGGTTTGTCTTTCTTCACGCTGGACGATTTGCGGCAAAAACGGTCTATTTATCACGATTTCACCAACCGGGAGCTCATCCGAAAAGGATTTTCTGTGCCGGAATTTTCGCCGCAGGGAGCCGGAGAAATTCTCGCACGACAGAGCCAAAAATTTGACTTTTGTCTTTACGAATATTTCAAAACAGACCATGCAGGCCATGCTGGCAATTTCGCTCATGCAGTAGAGCTACTGCTTTTATTGGAAAAATTCCTGATGGTGCTTTTAAATTTCCTCGACCTGTCGGAAACCTTGCTCATTTTAACCAGCGACCATGGAAATATCGAAGATTTGTCAAAAAAAACGCACACCACAAATCCGGTTCCGCTCATGTGCTGGGGAAAAAATTCAGAAAAATTTTTTGAAAAAATAAATTCGATCCTTGATGTCACTCCGGCCTTACTTGAATTATTTGAACTATGA
- the uvrA gene encoding excinuclease ABC subunit UvrA yields MSERKSIFIKGAREHNLKNIDLEIPRDKFVVITGLSGSGKSSLAFDTIYAEGQRRYVESLSAYARQFLGLMEKPDVDYIEGLSPAISIEQRSASKNPRSTVGTVTEVYDYLRLLFARIGKPHCYNCGKPIQRQTVQQIVDQVMKLPVETRINILAPVVRGRKGEYREIFEEARKDGFVRVRVDGQMRELEEEIQLEKYKKHDIEIVIDRLIIQPDIRGRLTESVETALQLASGIVLIHILDGEDLFFSEHFACIDCGISYEELAPRMFSFNSPYGACPTCNGLGSTMEIDPALIVPDKNLSLNQGAIKPWGEAREGWYFTQLGAVAKKYGFSMDAPFHKLDPKFQKIIFYGSGSDEVRMVYHRNGGKAHAEFTTQFEGVIKNLERRYHQTTSQYIRTWIEGFMNVKTCPTCNGARLRKESLAVFIAKYNIANVTNFSIKQAMEFFSNLKLTEREGKIAHQILKEIRARLNFLINVGLDYLTLSRSAGSLSGGEAQRIRLATQIGSQLMGVLYILDEPSIGLHQRDNKKLIKTLLHLRDLGNTVIVVEHDQETIENADFVVDLGPLAGEKGGYIVATGTPQQIEHNQKSITGQYLSGKKSIPVPQTRRPGNGAFLQLFGASGNNLKSIDVKIPLGKFICITGVSGSGKSTLINETLFPILQRELYHSKKKPLPYKKIADTEHIDKVIDIDQSPIGRTPRSNPATYTGVFTHIRDLFTQLPESKIRGYKPGRFSFNVKGGRCEACQGDGIIKIEMHFLPDIYVTCEVCKGKRYNRETLEIKYKGKSISDVLEMSVSQALEFFKKIPRIQRKLKTLEDVGLGYIKLGQQATTLSGGEAQRVKLATELSRISTGRTLYILDEPTTGLHFEDIKMLLNVLNRLVDKGNSVIVIEHNLDVIKSADHIIDLGPEGGDEGGTIVAEGTPEEIAEITNSYTGQFLKGVFNVQMAKVR; encoded by the coding sequence ATGTCCGAACGAAAATCAATTTTCATAAAAGGCGCGCGGGAGCATAATCTCAAAAATATTGACTTGGAGATTCCGCGGGATAAATTTGTGGTGATTACCGGGCTTTCCGGGTCAGGAAAATCATCCTTGGCATTTGATACGATTTATGCAGAAGGACAGCGTCGCTACGTGGAATCGCTCTCTGCTTACGCACGGCAATTTTTAGGTTTGATGGAAAAGCCGGACGTGGATTACATTGAAGGACTTTCTCCGGCAATTTCCATTGAACAGCGTTCTGCGAGCAAAAATCCGCGTTCCACAGTGGGAACAGTGACTGAAGTTTACGATTACCTCCGTTTGCTTTTCGCCCGCATCGGCAAGCCGCACTGTTACAATTGCGGAAAACCGATTCAGCGGCAGACAGTGCAGCAGATTGTGGATCAAGTGATGAAATTGCCTGTCGAGACGAGAATTAATATTCTCGCTCCGGTCGTGCGCGGAAGAAAAGGCGAGTACCGGGAAATTTTCGAAGAAGCGCGCAAAGACGGATTTGTGCGCGTGCGCGTGGACGGACAGATGCGGGAACTGGAAGAAGAAATTCAACTGGAAAAATACAAAAAACATGACATCGAAATTGTCATTGACCGGCTCATCATCCAGCCGGACATCAGAGGTCGGCTCACGGAATCAGTCGAAACTGCGCTGCAACTGGCGTCAGGAATTGTCTTGATTCATATTCTGGACGGCGAAGATCTATTTTTCAGCGAACACTTCGCCTGCATCGATTGCGGCATTTCGTACGAGGAATTGGCGCCGCGCATGTTTTCTTTCAACAGCCCTTACGGCGCCTGTCCCACCTGCAACGGTCTGGGTTCGACCATGGAAATTGATCCTGCTCTGATCGTTCCGGACAAAAATCTTTCTCTCAATCAGGGAGCGATAAAACCTTGGGGTGAAGCACGCGAAGGCTGGTATTTCACGCAATTGGGTGCAGTCGCCAAAAAATACGGTTTCAGTATGGACGCTCCTTTTCACAAACTCGATCCGAAATTTCAGAAAATCATTTTTTACGGCTCGGGTTCTGACGAAGTGCGCATGGTTTACCACAGAAATGGCGGCAAAGCGCACGCAGAGTTCACCACCCAATTTGAAGGTGTCATAAAAAATCTGGAGCGGCGCTATCATCAAACCACGTCTCAGTACATTCGTACCTGGATCGAGGGATTCATGAATGTAAAAACTTGTCCCACATGCAACGGCGCCAGACTGAGAAAAGAATCACTTGCTGTTTTCATTGCTAAATACAACATCGCCAATGTGACCAATTTTTCTATCAAGCAGGCGATGGAATTTTTCTCCAATTTGAAATTGACCGAACGCGAGGGAAAAATTGCTCATCAAATCCTAAAAGAAATCAGAGCGCGACTCAATTTTTTAATTAACGTGGGATTGGATTACCTCACGCTCAGTCGTTCTGCTGGAAGTCTTTCCGGCGGAGAGGCGCAGCGAATTCGTCTCGCCACTCAAATCGGCTCGCAACTGATGGGGGTGCTTTACATTTTAGACGAGCCATCTATTGGATTGCACCAGCGGGACAACAAAAAATTGATCAAAACGTTGCTCCATCTTCGCGATTTGGGAAACACGGTGATTGTTGTAGAGCATGATCAGGAAACGATTGAAAACGCCGATTTTGTTGTTGATTTGGGACCACTGGCAGGCGAAAAAGGCGGCTACATTGTCGCTACCGGAACACCGCAGCAAATCGAGCACAACCAGAAATCGATTACCGGGCAATATTTGTCAGGCAAGAAATCGATACCTGTCCCGCAGACGCGCAGACCCGGGAACGGCGCATTTTTGCAATTGTTTGGCGCTTCGGGAAATAATTTGAAATCAATTGACGTGAAAATTCCGCTGGGAAAATTCATCTGCATCACCGGCGTTTCCGGATCAGGAAAAAGCACCCTCATCAATGAGACTCTGTTCCCGATTTTGCAGCGCGAATTATATCACAGCAAAAAAAAACCTCTGCCTTACAAAAAAATCGCTGACACCGAGCACATCGATAAAGTGATCGACATTGACCAGTCACCCATCGGACGCACACCTCGATCGAATCCGGCGACTTACACTGGAGTTTTTACACACATTCGGGATTTATTTACACAGTTGCCAGAATCGAAAATCAGAGGCTACAAACCCGGACGCTTCAGTTTCAATGTAAAAGGCGGCAGATGCGAAGCCTGCCAGGGCGACGGCATTATCAAAATTGAGATGCACTTTTTGCCGGATATTTACGTCACTTGCGAAGTGTGCAAGGGAAAAAGATACAATCGAGAAACGCTGGAAATCAAATACAAGGGCAAATCCATTTCTGACGTGTTAGAAATGTCTGTCTCTCAGGCGCTGGAATTCTTCAAGAAAATCCCCAGAATTCAGCGCAAACTAAAGACACTCGAAGACGTGGGACTGGGCTACATCAAGCTGGGACAGCAGGCTACCACGCTCTCCGGCGGCGAGGCGCAACGTGTCAAATTGGCAACTGAACTGTCTCGCATTAGTACAGGTCGCACCCTCTACATCCTTGACGAGCCAACTACCGGACTGCACTTTGAAGATATAAAAATGTTGCTTAACGTATTGAATAGACTGGTAGATAAAGGAAATTCCGTCATCGTAATTGAACATAATCTTGATGTTATCAAATCTGCAGACCACATTATCGACCTTGGCCCCGAGGGAGGCGATGAAGGTGGTACAATTGTTGCAGAAGGTACTCCTGAAGAAATTGCTGAAATCACAAATTCTTACACCGGGCAATTTTTGAAAGGAGTGTTCAATGTACAGATGGCAAAAGTTAGGTGA
- a CDS encoding ATP-binding protein yields MKKTKHEMQVTVPAVTESLPSLRRFITEAGEQFRFTNHEINAFRISIDEACTNIIKYGYRSKEPGTIVMKVKVKQDRLIVEIIDQGQNFDPNKVGRPNIQEYIEKSQRGGLGIFIMRKFLDSIEYEATKIGNVMRLVKFRKNSGFLKPFTAIFQACKRKFSSPHPTLSVIF; encoded by the coding sequence GTGAAGAAAACAAAGCATGAGATGCAAGTAACTGTGCCGGCAGTAACAGAATCGCTTCCGTCATTGCGGAGATTCATTACTGAAGCGGGCGAGCAATTTCGTTTTACAAATCACGAAATTAATGCCTTCCGCATCTCTATCGACGAAGCCTGCACGAATATCATCAAGTACGGCTACCGCAGTAAAGAGCCAGGCACGATCGTCATGAAAGTGAAAGTGAAACAGGATCGGCTCATTGTGGAAATTATTGATCAGGGGCAAAATTTTGACCCTAACAAAGTTGGCAGGCCCAATATTCAGGAGTATATCGAGAAAAGTCAGCGCGGAGGATTGGGGATATTCATCATGCGCAAGTTTCTGGACAGCATCGAGTACGAAGCAACGAAAATTGGCAACGTGATGCGGCTGGTAAAATTCCGCAAAAATAGCGGATTCCTCAAACCTTTTACAGCAATTTTTCAGGCGTGCAAAAGGAAATTCTCCTCTCCGCACCCAACTTTGTCTGTGATATTTTAA
- a CDS encoding CHAT domain-containing protein gives MYSSWVDFNEDGWLDLFVCNGYNQRNILYKNLGNGTFRDVTDSLGLVDYYWNNFSHWIDFDGDGDLDLFLDTKNEKCQIFLNMNFKRFINITDSFELVLKGKLVWADFNNDNFLDFYEIRCDANPEQKNSPANRLFKKLKNGKFVEIAAIANVAEEYDSESAQWININNDSQPDLFVININKQPDFLYLNNGNETFTNIFDSSGIMDSEGRANWADFNNDGWIDVLISEKNKIAIYKNLGDNTFLNITSTAGLKSCPGSYGYCDWIDFNNDGFLDLHWQINISGNDTTMTMIYMNNGNETFTSLSEELGFAKVAIRNYNSAWGDYDNDGDLDLYLTNKERNILYRNEGNENNWLEIDLVSTRSNSDAFGARVKVVSGAISQYKDVGMGCEYRPWTRQNIHFGLGKNTLVDSVIVYWPFGTIQDTSNIPVNQKIRLQEPYGLLFSDVSKKAGINKFSIKSYGVTFTDFDFDGLADIFVCNHPPSSLPASANNSFYKNMGFGKFKEFTKTMGLEYNWAGSAAGFGDFNNDGFGDLYIANPINTPNLLLQNTGSGNFLNITKLAGVAGLGISSNDLALADFDNNGYLDIYVGNNGPNVLYLNKGNFKFIDVTDKAGVGDTLISLCTAGDYDNDGDLDIYVANNRGGMDEYPIKDKWPNRLYRNNGKGIFTDVAQAAGVQDFGNSKGCCFGDYDNDGDLDLYVGNDAGENSLFQNNGDGTFSNVTEKAGVAEPLGTHAVVFADFDNDGYLDIYAAGGSYIPEKHKYSVNKDHPDALYRNNGDGTFTDISASAGIAGNLALTVSLATADFDNDGDLDVFLSNSLHRNPQLIKNVLLKNNTSDKHWVHFKLTGRKSNTFAIGTRVKLISGDLIQMREVSGGHGFGSQNSLPVEFGLGDRNSVDLAIIRWSSGIVQKLKNIAIDQMNYVEEPVQLGPLQLSAVAFYRVKIGFFSIVGLGLLIVFIVFLFVPAMKNFSELRRQKHLETARKVTLTLSKSDVGNLALAGDVAAENSFAVPSLFIKINMIKFRGEHLLTHLVESVNCESEIKNIFADRIEEKTPYPIKEIKIQRLLQRIEKLWLNYANYIGTGDLTGSKPIDQLKEIGALIYQYFGLTGLLNKLFSVKQSENLHLNIILDNLLIPWHWAFNSSQQMFLCEKFPYSVSFTQEKINFSPGRENSAQQATGRDVAVIFYGDWKGHFKELQQVKKEVQEIEQLLKNNRFQVYSIYQNCDEFARIVNNLNNQGENLRLIHYSGHIENNMLDLGKEEFIAANFLKQTYGIDLISKPVVFLNGCRSGEISNLWRRHDSLATEFLELGAATCIVTDFQIPEISAKNFAVKFYHYFIGEKLTAAQSLQHARLDSGKSDFSAEMDPEYDMIRYFYNLYGNGASLLNC, from the coding sequence ATGTATTCCTCCTGGGTTGACTTTAATGAAGACGGCTGGCTTGATCTTTTTGTCTGTAATGGGTACAATCAGAGAAATATACTTTATAAAAATCTGGGAAATGGCACCTTTCGCGATGTCACCGATTCACTGGGATTGGTGGATTATTATTGGAATAATTTTTCCCACTGGATCGATTTTGATGGGGATGGGGATCTGGATTTGTTTTTAGACACCAAAAATGAGAAATGTCAAATTTTCCTCAATATGAATTTTAAACGATTTATAAATATTACAGATTCTTTCGAGCTTGTCTTAAAAGGAAAATTAGTCTGGGCAGATTTTAACAATGACAATTTTCTTGATTTTTATGAGATTCGCTGTGATGCTAATCCTGAACAAAAAAATAGTCCTGCTAATCGCTTATTCAAAAAATTAAAGAATGGAAAATTTGTTGAAATAGCCGCAATTGCTAATGTCGCCGAAGAATATGATTCAGAAAGTGCGCAATGGATTAACATAAATAACGACAGCCAGCCTGATTTATTTGTAATTAATATCAATAAACAACCCGATTTTCTTTATCTTAATAACGGCAATGAAACTTTCACAAATATTTTTGACAGTAGCGGGATCATGGATAGCGAGGGACGTGCCAATTGGGCTGATTTTAACAATGACGGCTGGATTGACGTCCTTATTTCAGAAAAAAACAAGATTGCGATTTACAAGAATCTTGGGGATAATACTTTTCTCAATATCACTTCAACTGCCGGTCTGAAATCTTGTCCTGGTAGTTATGGCTATTGTGATTGGATTGACTTCAACAATGACGGTTTCCTCGACCTTCACTGGCAAATCAATATATCCGGAAATGATACAACAATGACTATGATTTATATGAACAATGGCAATGAAACCTTTACCAGCCTATCAGAGGAACTTGGTTTCGCAAAAGTGGCAATCAGAAATTACAACAGCGCCTGGGGCGATTACGACAACGATGGTGATCTTGATCTTTATTTGACAAATAAAGAACGCAATATTTTATATCGAAATGAAGGAAACGAAAACAACTGGCTTGAAATTGATTTAGTTAGCACACGTAGCAATAGCGATGCTTTTGGCGCCCGGGTTAAAGTTGTCTCTGGCGCTATCAGCCAGTACAAGGATGTGGGAATGGGCTGCGAATATCGACCATGGACTAGGCAAAATATTCATTTTGGTTTAGGAAAAAATACTTTAGTAGATAGTGTTATCGTTTATTGGCCTTTTGGGACGATTCAAGATACCAGTAACATCCCGGTTAACCAAAAAATTAGACTACAAGAGCCCTATGGCCTACTGTTTTCTGATGTTTCAAAAAAAGCTGGTATCAATAAATTCTCAATAAAATCTTATGGAGTTACTTTTACAGATTTTGACTTTGATGGACTGGCTGACATCTTTGTTTGCAACCACCCACCATCTTCGCTCCCGGCATCTGCCAATAATTCTTTTTACAAAAATATGGGTTTTGGAAAATTCAAGGAATTTACCAAAACAATGGGTTTGGAATACAATTGGGCAGGTTCTGCGGCAGGTTTCGGAGATTTTAATAATGACGGATTTGGAGATTTATATATTGCCAACCCAATAAATACGCCAAATTTACTGCTCCAAAATACGGGATCAGGAAATTTCTTGAACATTACAAAATTAGCAGGCGTGGCAGGTCTTGGGATCAGCTCTAACGATCTGGCTTTAGCGGATTTCGACAATAATGGCTATCTCGATATTTATGTTGGCAATAATGGGCCCAATGTCTTATATCTGAACAAAGGAAATTTCAAATTTATCGATGTTACAGACAAGGCTGGCGTCGGCGACACATTAATCAGCCTGTGCACTGCCGGCGATTACGACAATGACGGCGATCTGGATATTTACGTGGCGAATAATCGCGGCGGAATGGATGAATACCCGATAAAAGACAAATGGCCCAATCGGCTCTATCGTAATAACGGAAAAGGGATATTCACAGACGTCGCGCAAGCAGCCGGAGTGCAGGATTTTGGCAATTCAAAAGGCTGTTGTTTTGGCGACTATGACAATGACGGCGATCTCGATCTTTATGTTGGCAATGATGCCGGAGAGAATTCTCTGTTTCAAAATAATGGAGACGGTACATTTTCGAATGTAACGGAAAAAGCAGGAGTCGCCGAGCCGCTGGGCACGCACGCCGTAGTTTTCGCGGATTTTGATAATGACGGCTATTTGGATATCTATGCCGCCGGCGGCAGCTACATTCCGGAAAAACACAAATATTCCGTCAACAAAGATCATCCGGACGCACTCTACCGCAATAATGGCGACGGGACATTTACCGATATTTCTGCCAGCGCCGGAATCGCAGGCAACCTGGCGCTTACGGTCAGCCTGGCAACAGCAGATTTTGACAATGACGGAGACCTGGATGTTTTTCTGTCGAATTCCCTGCACCGCAATCCCCAATTAATCAAAAATGTGCTGCTCAAAAATAATACCAGCGACAAACATTGGGTGCATTTTAAGCTAACAGGCAGAAAAAGCAATACTTTCGCCATCGGGACGCGCGTGAAACTCATTTCCGGCGATTTGATCCAGATGCGCGAGGTGAGCGGCGGCCACGGATTTGGCTCGCAAAATAGCCTGCCGGTGGAATTTGGTCTTGGCGACCGCAATTCTGTGGATCTGGCAATCATCCGTTGGTCCAGCGGAATTGTGCAAAAACTGAAAAATATCGCCATCGATCAAATGAACTATGTCGAGGAGCCTGTTCAATTAGGCCCTCTACAACTCAGCGCTGTGGCTTTTTATCGCGTGAAAATCGGATTTTTTTCTATTGTCGGATTAGGTTTATTGATCGTCTTTATCGTTTTTTTATTTGTTCCTGCCATGAAAAATTTTAGTGAGCTACGACGGCAGAAACATCTCGAAACCGCGCGAAAAGTCACGCTGACATTGTCCAAATCTGATGTTGGGAATCTCGCTCTTGCCGGGGATGTCGCAGCGGAAAACTCCTTTGCTGTCCCTTCTCTTTTTATCAAAATTAACATGATAAAATTTCGCGGCGAGCACTTGCTGACCCATTTGGTTGAAAGTGTGAATTGTGAATCGGAAATCAAAAACATTTTCGCAGATAGGATTGAAGAAAAAACGCCTTATCCGATAAAAGAGATAAAAATTCAACGGCTGCTGCAAAGAATCGAAAAATTGTGGCTGAACTATGCAAATTACATCGGAACAGGTGATCTCACCGGCAGTAAACCGATCGATCAGCTAAAAGAAATCGGCGCGTTAATTTATCAATATTTTGGTTTAACCGGGTTGCTGAACAAGCTTTTTTCTGTCAAACAGAGCGAAAATTTACATTTGAATATCATTTTGGATAATCTACTCATCCCGTGGCACTGGGCTTTTAATTCTTCTCAACAGATGTTTTTGTGCGAAAAATTTCCCTACAGCGTTTCCTTCACGCAGGAGAAAATCAATTTTTCGCCCGGAAGAGAAAACAGTGCGCAGCAGGCAACTGGCAGAGATGTGGCGGTTATCTTTTACGGCGATTGGAAAGGGCATTTTAAAGAGCTACAGCAAGTGAAAAAAGAGGTTCAAGAAATTGAACAATTGCTAAAAAATAATCGATTTCAGGTTTACTCCATTTATCAAAACTGCGATGAGTTTGCCAGAATTGTCAATAATTTGAATAATCAGGGCGAAAATCTTCGTCTGATTCACTATTCAGGACATATTGAAAATAACATGCTTGATTTAGGCAAAGAAGAATTCATCGCCGCTAATTTTCTGAAGCAAACTTACGGAATTGATCTCATTTCAAAGCCAGTGGTGTTTCTCAATGGCTGCCGTTCCGGTGAAATTTCCAATCTGTGGCGTAGGCATGATAGTTTGGCAACGGAATTTCTCGAACTTGGCGCTGCTACCTGTATTGTCACTGATTTTCAGATACCGGAAATCTCAGCGAAAAATTTTGCCGTGAAATTTTATCATTACTTCATTGGAGAGAAACTTACAGCAGCGCAATCATTACAACATGCCCGTCTTGATTCGGGTAAATCTGATTTTTCCGCGGAGATGGATCCGGAATACGATATGATAAGATATTTTTACAATTTGTATGGCAATGGGGCATCACTTTTGAATTGTTAA
- a CDS encoding sigma-70 family RNA polymerase sigma factor has translation MGTGTNQDFDLIHDYQEGNEEAFTRLFKKYYPLIFLFLKNKGMPETEAEDCTAEIFVKLIDALKVFRFEKPFENFLHRIARNKIIDFYRKKKIEICSLTIELATEAQSGFLEISEIEEIVNICLQQIKSQIRRAIILSWLEGYTRKQIAKLLSLPLGTVHSNLERGKVNFKKCIKEKL, from the coding sequence GTGGGCACAGGCACTAATCAAGACTTTGATCTGATTCATGACTATCAAGAGGGAAATGAAGAGGCGTTCACGCGATTGTTTAAGAAGTATTACCCTCTGATTTTCCTTTTTCTCAAGAATAAAGGAATGCCTGAAACAGAAGCAGAGGACTGCACCGCTGAAATATTTGTCAAATTAATAGATGCGCTCAAAGTTTTTCGTTTTGAGAAGCCTTTTGAAAATTTTTTGCACCGAATTGCGCGCAATAAAATTATCGATTTTTATCGCAAGAAGAAAATAGAAATTTGTTCTTTGACGATAGAACTTGCAACGGAAGCGCAATCCGGTTTTCTGGAAATTTCTGAAATCGAAGAGATCGTCAACATTTGTTTGCAGCAGATAAAAAGCCAGATTCGGAGAGCGATTATTCTGTCATGGCTTGAAGGCTATACGCGAAAACAGATCGCGAAACTTTTGAGTTTGCCTCTCGGAACAGTCCATTCCAATTTGGAACGCGGAAAAGTCAATTTTAAAAAATGCATTAAGGAAAAGCTATGA